GCCGATGAAGAGGTAGATGACCAGCGGCGCCAGCACGAAGCCGCGCAGGTTGTCCAGGCTCTGGTTGCCCACGTAGCAGATGCCCGCCACCGGGTCGCCGTCCACCGAGCTGAGCGCCAGCACGGCGATAGACTTGACGCTGGGCACGAGCCACGCGGCCAGGTGGAAGTACTGCGAGTAGCCGGCGATGGCCTCATTGCCCCATTTCATGCCCGCCGCCAGGAACCACGTGAGCGACAGGATCACCCACCAGATGGAGCTGGCCATGCCGAAGAAGTAGACGAGCAGGAAGACTACGGTGCAAAGCGCCGGGCCCGTGGTCTCGTAGCGCACGTGCTGCTCTACGGCACCCAGCTCCTCGTACTCGCCGCGCCCGCCCGGgccgcccgcgcccgcgcccgccGCCCCCGCGCCCGCCGCCGCGCCCCcggcgccccccgccccgcctgcGGCCCCCGCGCCGCCGCTGCACGCCACCTTCTCGTGGCCCGCCACCAGGCGCACCAGGTAGCCAACAGACACGAAGAGGTAGCAGGCTGAGAGGAAAATGATGGGCCGCTCGGGGTACTTGAAGCGCTCCATGTCAATGAGGAAGGTGGAGACGGTAGCGAAGGTGGACACGAAGCAGAGCACCGACCACAGACCTATCCAGAAGACGGTGAAGGCGCGCTCGTCCTGGCTGAAGAACGGGTTGTGGCAGGGCAGCGCACAGTTGGCGATCTGGCCCGTCTTGACGCGATTATAGAGAGGGTGCCGTTCGCTGGACACGCTCACCATGGGCGCGCGGCACTGGCAGCCCGGCTCGCAGGGCGCCGCGCCGCCGCCAGGGGGCCGCGCCTTCCCGCCTCCGCCGCCACTGCCGCCGCCACGCGCGGGGGGCGCAGCCGCGTCCCCGCCGCCGCCCCTGCCGCGGGACGGGGGCCGGGCTCCGGGCGGGCGGCCGTGGCCGCTGCCGGAGGGCGGCTGCtcgccgggcggcggcggcggcggcggcgggcgcctCGGTGGACTGGGCGCGGCCGTGGTGAGGTCGGTGCGGTTGTAGTCCATGCACAGCGTGTCAGGGTTGCCCTGCTCGGGCAGCCTGTCGCAGCGCATGCGGTCGGGCCAGGCGAAGCCGTACTGGCGCATGAGGGGCGCGCAGCCGGCCTTGGCGCGCTCGCATACCGAGcggcagggaggcaggggcttCTTGTAGTCCTCCAGGCAGATGGGCGTGTACATGCTGCACAGGAAGAACTTGAGGTCGGGCGAGCACTGGATCTCCACCAGCGGCCAAAATTGGTGCACCTCCAGGCCCGCCTCGTCCTGCGTGTCGTGGTTGAACTGGTTGGGCATATAGGTGTAGTTGTAGCCGATGCCCTTGCATAGCGGCACGGTGATCTCCTGGCACGCCAGCTCCTTGGCCGAGGCGGCCGCAGCGCCGCTGGAGCGCTGCAGTAGCGCCAGGGCTGCCAGCAACGAGGTCACTTCCAACAGGTAACCCCACTCCATGCTGCGCGCCTCGGCCACGCGCCTTCGCCCTCCGGGCGGCGCGCGGAGGGGCGCTGGGAGATCCTGCAAGAGCGccggaggaggggagagagggcgCCCTGCCGGGCTCTCTCCCGCCTCTCCCGggatcggggtggggggggggtctgcCGATAGCCTGGTCCCTTCGCGGGACGCGTCCTCACGGCGCCGCGGGAGACGAGGGTGGCTGCCGGAGGGCGCCCCAGTCCCTGGGTCTGCCCCGCTCACTCCGGCCGGGCTCAGCCCTCGCAGGGCAGAGTGGCCGGCCCCCGGCTCATCGTCCCTCTGTCGCTCGCTTTCTCCGCGCGCGCCGGTGACTTTGCCGGGCACCTAGGGCGGCGGCGCAGCAAGTTTCCTCTCGGGCGGGCCGCTGTACGCAGTCAAGATGGCTGGGCCAGGCCGCTCCGCGCCCGGTTCAGCCCCTGCGGCCCCCTTTCGGCGTCCCGGGGCTCATGCTCGCCCCTAAGGCCGCGCGTCTGCCGCCGGGGTTCGGGGCCCGCCTCCGCCGAGGCCACCGCCCTCTGTCCCCGGCGTCGGTCCGTCGGTCCGCCGCCGGGATGACGGGCCCCGCCTCCGGTGGAAGTCCGCGTCGCGCTCCGGCCGGCAGTAGGGCGAGGTGTCGGCGGTCCCCTTCTCGCTGGACTCACGGAGCTAAATTCAGGCCGGAAGGCGGAGCGGACACCTGAGCGGCACGCCAGcgccccgccgccgcctcctcctcggCGGGAGCAGCGGCCTTCGCCAACTTCCCGCTCCGGCCCTGCTGCGCCCCGGCCGGCTCATGAATATTTATACGGCGCGGACTCGGTCTCCGCCCGCGGCCGGCGCTCCAATCCCGGGCGGGGGGCGGAGTCTGCGCgctccccaggcccagccttCCTGGGGCGGGCCCGGCTGTCCGCGCGGCCGTGAGCGCTGTCTGCGGCCGGAGTTTGGATAACCTTGGGATTGACCGCAGAGACGGAGGCTCTGCCACGACCGTCCCCACGGCGCTCAGTGGGGCTGAGGTCGGGGTTCCATTTTCCCGAGCCTGCGCTTGGGGACCGGGGACATGCAGTGCGTGCTTTCGGAGGCCCGTTTCGAACTAGTCAAGCCCCTGTTTCCTACGCTCCCAAACGTCGGCGACCTGCTGGCGAGGGGACCGCCCGCCCCTCCGCGAGCCGGCGAGGGCGCGGGGACGTTGCGGGGACCCGGGAAGGTGTGCCCTTCTTGGGGTTCTCAGAACGATGGTCTTGGAGGCTTGGCAATGCCGGAGGAGTGGAACGACTGCAGTTCATTCTGCCTGTTGGGGCTGGACCGGGGGCAGCCCCGGAGGAGGTGCCCGGGAGCCCAGCCGCGGGCTCGCGAGGGGCGCGGGCCCGGGGGCGGGCCCGGGGTGGGGGTCTCCTCCCGCCTCCGCTGAGGGACGTGggggagcctcagtttccttacctggaGAATGGGGTCACAGTACAGACCTCAAAGGGGGTTCTGCTAATTAGGTGAGATAAAATATCTATAAAGCATCCGGACACagtgaagaagaagaaagaaagagaaagggagaaagaaaaacttgTAAATAGGACAGCCTGGAAATCCTGCGGCTGGATTCTCCCTCTTCACCTCGTGCTTTTGGAACATATATACATCTCTCCAAAGTTGACATGTTTTTGCCCGAGCCTCCTCCTCCGCCGTGGGAGGCGGCGCCGGGACCTGGCGCGGACGCGCGGACACGTCTCCGCGGTGCGCCCGGGGCCGAGCGTCTGGGTACGCGGCCAGCGAGCGCGGCCCCCGCCAGCTCGCAGCCACCTTAGACGGGGAGGGGCCCGAGGGGCGGGCGGCCTGGCAGGTTCATTTACGCTTGTTAGGACGTCCCAGGGGGTTGTCTTTCTCCTAGAATggagtgtttattttttaattgatgtgcTGTTTCATTTAGCGCTTGTATGGAACTCACGCTGGGGCTGTAATTACTGTAATCTCGGGAACAAGCATTTCAGTTAGCCAGGAGGGTGGCAACagacgtctctctctctctctctttcttttcctcttccccctcccttctccctctcgcTCCTACCtctccttagtttttttttttttttttttttttctccttagtttttcctcctctttctctttctgtttccagATTTTTGCTATTTGTCAGGTTTCATAGCAGGAACGAGTACAGCTAGAAAACTAAAGTTATTGAGGATGTGGGGACGAAGGAGAAGCAGAACTAAAGGCACGTTTGAGGCCTGGTCATATTTTTGGGGATGTGCGGGACGGTGGTGGTGGTAGTTGGTGGTTATCTGTTTACAAACAACTCgtcatgaaacaaaaataactagCAGCATCTGTATAGTATAGTCGCTGCTCTGCAGATACAGCGTGGCAGAAACCTGTGTCTTCCTCCTACTGTTCTCTCTGGCTTAGTTTAGCAACCGTATTCTAAATAGAAAGGCAgactcttcccccccacccctgatTTTTGGCAAGTTCTGTATTTTCACCAAGAATTCTAGGCATATCCACCAGGCGGTGGTTATACCCCACtcactgtctttctcttttttcttttaaattgaagtctagttAGAACCTCTttatactaaaacaaaacaaaacacttcccatttttgttttagaaaaactaAACTCCGTAGGAATCAGAAATTCTAAGGCTTCAGAAATATTAGCTGATTCAGTGATTCAGCAGAAAATGATCTCGAGTTTTCAAAAATGCAAAGACTCAACTGTGAGTTGGTCTTTTTAtggatttctttcccttctcctaaTCAGAATTCCCTTTATGGTTTGTTGAATGTAGAAAGTCACCTCTCTCCTGTTGGTACCCTGTTCATAGCTGGCCATCCTCCAGAACATTCAACTGCAGAGAAACAGCAGGTCATACGGGGAGATAGGATGCTAAGCACAGTAGTGAAGGCAAATCCCCCCATATTAAGGACCAGCCTGGGCGCTGCCTCACGGTGACCACAGATAGGAGGGGCTTGGTTCCAAAAGCAACATAGAGGGTGAaaagtttcttttgattttcttcagCAGGAAGTGTCAAAACAGTGGAGTTTAGAATTACACTATATAAATTAACTAGAACTGGGTAAAAACCAACTGACATTTGAAAATTGAGGCTGAAAATAGTTGATTTTGGCTTTTAAttggcattaaaattttttttctttattcttttgagaCAAGATGAAAGGTTTGATGATGTGGAATGTGGAAATTTGGGGGAACTATATTAAGCTTGCAGGAGAAAAGCAGACAAAACGTTCAGAGCTTTCAAAAATCATGTTATAAGCTATTGGGGGTGAGATTAAAACCATTTACATAAAAtcattaaacatttacttttaattGAGAGAATAGAAGAATAGCATTAAAATTTTACTATTAAATGGCTACTTGGCCATCTTTGAGAGCAGAAGAGGCTTAGGAAGCCAATTAGTGTATAAAAGGCAATGATGGGTCAGCGCAAAGAAACTAGAATCATTTATCAACATTCTGGctaaataatgatttttcttttgtatataaagCAGCTGTTTTTTAAGGGAGGGGAAATAGCTTTAGCAGTGACATAAATAATGTAGGAAACTTTCTAGAGGGATTTCTGAACAGATGTCTGGTTGCTGAATAGCCCAAACAAGTTGAAGGCATGAATCTAGCTCAGAGGAGGGGGTTTTACAAAATGTCAGCTACCTGGTGAGATAGGAGACTGTCAATATATTGTAAGTCGTGAATTTTAGAAACTTTGGCAAAATTGTGTTTCAgtggattttaatttaaaagtccaAGCTAAAACGCTTGATCCAAGAGTGAGCCTAACATATACCAAAAAAATGATACCTTCCAGAGGTTAAACAGAGAACTCTTTAGTAACTAATAAAATGTCTCAGGCATTATATAAAAGCGTCTTTCAGGGAAACGATCCAAGTCTATATTATTAGAGAATATTAAACTCTATCTAGTAATATTGGGGTTTTCTTGCTATTTTAGAATCTGTCTTTCAAAGGATTATGTCTTGAGTCTCCCAACCATAGACGGACGGAAAGGTAGAGGTTAACCGGTCTTGCTTCAATCTCTGTTAGAATTAAAATGGGTGAGATTACTTTTATATCcttccataataataataaactccaTTAAAGAGCTTCCATTGTCTCCACCAGCAGGAAAAGGACTTTGTCAGGAGGAAGTACTCCTTGCTGTGTCTGCTGTAACGAGGCGAAATTGTAAATGGATGGAGGTGACTGAGGCAAACAGGTGCCACTAGCCAGGAATCAGATTCCCACTTGACATGCAGCTGCCATTTTGGAAAATGGCCCTGCACTGTCATTGAATTTGATAATTattgtaaaatatgttttaaaaatcactgatttttttttttcctcattcacaCTGAAATATTGGCCAGATGCTGAAACTCTTATGAGCTAGGATGC
Above is a genomic segment from Tursiops truncatus isolate mTurTru1 chromosome 2, mTurTru1.mat.Y, whole genome shotgun sequence containing:
- the FZD8 gene encoding frizzled-8, which gives rise to MEWGYLLEVTSLLAALALLQRSSGAAAASAKELACQEITVPLCKGIGYNYTYMPNQFNHDTQDEAGLEVHQFWPLVEIQCSPDLKFFLCSMYTPICLEDYKKPLPPCRSVCERAKAGCAPLMRQYGFAWPDRMRCDRLPEQGNPDTLCMDYNRTDLTTAAPSPPRRPPPPPPPPGEQPPSGSGHGRPPGARPPSRGRGGGGDAAAPPARGGGSGGGGGKARPPGGGAAPCEPGCQCRAPMVSVSSERHPLYNRVKTGQIANCALPCHNPFFSQDERAFTVFWIGLWSVLCFVSTFATVSTFLIDMERFKYPERPIIFLSACYLFVSVGYLVRLVAGHEKVACSGGAGAAGGAGGAGGAAAGAGAAGAGAGGPGGRGEYEELGAVEQHVRYETTGPALCTVVFLLVYFFGMASSIWWVILSLTWFLAAGMKWGNEAIAGYSQYFHLAAWLVPSVKSIAVLALSSVDGDPVAGICYVGNQSLDNLRGFVLAPLVIYLFIGTMFLLAGFVSLFRIRSVIKQQGGPTKTHKLEKLMIRLGLFTVLYTVPAAVVVACLFYEQHNRPRWEATHNCPCLRDLQPDQARRPDYAVFMLKYFMCLVVGITSGVWVWSGKTLESWRALCTRCCWASKGAGAAGAGAAGGGPGGGGPGAGGGVGPGGGAGSLYSDVSTGLTWRSGTASSVSYPKQMPLSQV